A window from Vigna angularis cultivar LongXiaoDou No.4 chromosome 7, ASM1680809v1, whole genome shotgun sequence encodes these proteins:
- the LOC108336999 gene encoding beta-fructofuranosidase, insoluble isoenzyme CWINV3 translates to MEINSHNLNSTMNKVPQKQPYRTWYHFQPPTYWMNDPNAPMYYKGVYHFFYQHNPHAATFGEKMVWAHSVSYDLINWIHLNHAIEPSEPFDLNSCWSGSATIIPGNEHPVILYTGIDDKKHQVQNMAMPKNLSDPFLREWVKHPQNPVMTPPIGVEVDSFRDPSTAWQEKDGKWRVVIGAQNGDEGKVVLYQSEDFANWTVELNPFFASDNTGVCECPDFFPVSINSTNGVDTSVQDQSVRHVLKISYYRRNQDYYFLGKYANGDGNFIPDVKFTGTSLDLRFDYGKFYASKSFFDHAKSRRILWAWVDECDTRDDGIEKGWAGLQCIPREVWLDESGNRLMQWPIEEVEKLRDKQISIKGEKLVAGSILEVSGITASQADVEVLFELPELENAEFLDENEVDPHLLCSEEYVSRSGIIGPFGLFALASEDQTEHTAIFFRIYKTSNRYVCFMCSDQSRSSLRENLDKSSYGTIFDIDPNQKTISLRSLIDRSIVESFGEKGRICITSRVYPSLAIDKDAHLFAFNNGRQSVVISELNAWSMKHAEFDQDESIYQP, encoded by the exons ATGGAGATCAATTCACACAATCTCAATTCTACCATGAACAAGGTACCTCAGAAACAACCTTACAGAACTTGGTACCACTTTCAACCTCCAACATATTGGATGAATG ATCCAAATG CACCAATGTACTACAAAGGAGTTTACCACTTTTTCTACCAACATAATCCTCATGCAGCAACCTTCGGTGAGAAAATGGTGTGGGCTCACTCTGTGTCCTATGATCTCATCAACTGGATTCATCTGAACCATGCTATTGAGCCAAGTGAGCCGTTTGATCTTAACAGTTGTTGGTCAGGGTCAGCCACTATAATCCCAGGAAATGAACATCCTGTGATTCTGTACACAGGAATTGATGATAAAAAGCACCAAGTTCAAAACATGGCTATGCCAAAGAATCTATCTGACCCCTTCTTAAGGGAATGGGTGAAACACCCTCAAAACCCTGTCATGACACCACCAATTGGGGTTGAAGTTGATAGTTTCAGAGACCCTTCAACTGCTTGGCAGGAAAAGGATGGAAAATGGAGGGTAGTCATTGGTGCTCAAAATGGTGATGAAGGGAAGGTGGTTCTCTACCAAAGTGAGGATTTTGCTAATTGGACAGTGGAATTGAATCCTTTTTTTGCATCAGATAATACTGGAGTTTGTGAGTGTCCAGATTTTTTTCCTGTGTCCATCAATAGCACAAATGGGGTGGATACATCTGTCCAAGATCAAAGTGTTAGACATGTGTTGAAGATAAGCTATTACCGCAGAAATCAGGACTATTATTTTCTTGGTAAATATGCCAATGGTGATGGAAACTTCATTCCAGATGTTAAATTCACAGGAACTAGTTTGGACTTAAGGTTTGACTATGGTAAATTTTATGCCTCAAAGTCATTTTTTGACCATGCTAAGAGCAGAAGGATACTATGGGCGTGGGTGGACGAGTGTGACACTAGAGATGATGGCATTGAGAAAGGATGGGCTGGTCTTCAG TGTATTCCAAGGGAAGTTTGGCTTGATGAAAGTGGAAACCGGTTAATGCAATGGCCAATTGAAGAGGTAGAAAAGCTACGTGACAAACAAATTAGCATAAAGGGAGAGAAACTTGTTGCTGGATCAATTCTTGAAGTCTCAGGTATCACTGCGTCACAG GCCGATGTAGAAGTGTTGTTTGAGCTTCCAGAGCTAGAGAATGCAGAGTTTctagatgaaaatgaagttgaTCCTCACTTACTGTGTAGTGAAGAATATGTATCAAGAAGTGGCATAATAGGGCCATTTGGTTTGTTTGCTTTAGCATCTGAGGATCAAACAGAACACACTGCAATCTTCTTCAGAATATATAAAACCTCCAATAGATATGTATGTTTCATGTGCAGTGATCAAAGCAG ATCTTCATTGCGGGAGAATCTTGATAAATCCTCATATGGAACTATATTTGACATAGACCCTAATCAAAAAACAATCTCACTCAGAAGTTTG ATTGATCGCTCCATTGTTGAGAGTTTTGGGGAGAAAGGGAGAATTTGTATTACGAGTAGAGTTTATCCCTCGTTGGCTATTGACAAAGATGCTCATCTTTTTGCTTTCAACAATGGAAGACAGAGTGTGGTGATTTCAGAACTGAATGCTTGGAGCATGAAGCATGCAGAATTTGACCAAGACGAAAGCATATATCAGCCGTAG